In the Chromatiaceae bacterium genome, one interval contains:
- a CDS encoding SDR family oxidoreductase, translated as MDEQKTVVVAGGGSGIGKAVARACAQAGYAVAVLGRTGARLDATRDELVALGARSIAIVADLADEPQVERAFAEVDRFSPRLDVLVNSTGVFAYRPVTEMTLETWDRVIASTLTAPFLCAREAFRRMQRQRSGRIINIGSTSAKRVRPDAIAYSAAKHGIWGLTQSLALEGRPHRVNCTCINPGRVSVERVHLDGCDEPAMSVDEFATVVLSVCQLPDHVNLLEATVMHQGQPFVGRG; from the coding sequence GTGGATGAGCAGAAGACAGTGGTGGTCGCCGGCGGTGGTTCCGGTATCGGCAAGGCGGTCGCCCGGGCGTGTGCGCAGGCGGGCTACGCGGTCGCCGTGCTGGGCAGGACCGGCGCGCGCCTCGATGCGACCCGGGACGAACTCGTAGCATTGGGTGCCCGGTCGATCGCGATCGTCGCCGACCTCGCCGACGAGCCCCAGGTCGAACGCGCATTCGCGGAAGTCGACCGTTTCTCGCCACGGCTCGATGTGCTGGTCAACTCGACCGGCGTGTTCGCCTATCGCCCGGTGACGGAGATGACGCTGGAGACCTGGGATCGCGTCATCGCCTCGACATTGACGGCACCGTTTCTGTGCGCGCGCGAGGCCTTCAGGCGGATGCAGCGTCAACGCAGTGGCCGGATCATCAACATCGGTTCGACCTCCGCGAAACGGGTCAGGCCCGATGCGATCGCATACTCGGCGGCCAAACACGGTATCTGGGGGCTCACCCAGTCGCTGGCGCTGGAGGGCCGGCCGCACCGCGTGAACTGCACCTGCATCAATCCCGGCAGGGTCAGTGTCGAACGCGTCCATCTGGATGGCTGCGACGAACCCGCGATGTCCGTCGACGAATTCGCCACGGTGGTGTTGAGCGTCTGTCAATTGCCCGATCATGTGAATCTGCTCGAGGCGACGGTGATGCACCAGGGCCAGCCATTCGTCGGGCGCGGTTGA
- a CDS encoding cobalt chelatase produces the protein MDAVQQRVREQRHWEALCGAAVRALTGEPALDVRARALYRGQARLALHAPHLSTPPAHDDPVGRRGIADGMALRWCLSDWQLHRAHQPAAPVQRLVFELLEQLRVEALVPAHLPGMAQNLVRRFSDWSRAFHHAGLSDTALGNLLYTVAQVCWARLNARPVLEETADFIEATRAGIVPLIGHDLAALKRHLRDQAAYADAALSIARTVDALIGAAGGTARDAVVTPPDDRRLRSRLRLLLDFEDSDAADSAAVTDGRRSPSQSGDDGYRVFTSRYDTEVDAATLVRPAMLGELRARLDQRVRAQRINVLRLARQLAAVFAEPARDGWTFGEEEGRIDGRRLAQLVSSPAERRLFRGEHWQPRPRAQVSLLIDCSGSMKAHIEPVAVFVDVFGRALSQAGVGVEVLGFTTGAWNGGRAQRDWLASGRPARPGRLNEARHIVYKDADSCWRTARPALAAMLKPDLFREGMDGEAVDWACGRMGRRAASRRILIVVSDGCPMDAATGLANDPLYLERHLQAVVARREREAEIEIIGLGVGLDLSRYYRRCLALDLSKGLTNSAVAETVALLAGRRDARR, from the coding sequence ATGGATGCGGTACAGCAACGCGTACGCGAACAGCGGCACTGGGAGGCGCTGTGCGGTGCCGCGGTACGCGCACTCACCGGCGAGCCGGCGCTGGATGTGCGCGCCCGCGCCCTGTACCGGGGTCAGGCTCGCCTCGCGCTGCACGCGCCGCATCTGTCGACGCCGCCGGCGCACGACGACCCGGTCGGTCGGCGCGGTATCGCCGACGGCATGGCATTGCGCTGGTGTCTTTCCGACTGGCAGCTGCATCGTGCACACCAGCCGGCGGCACCCGTTCAGCGACTGGTGTTCGAACTGCTCGAGCAACTGCGCGTCGAGGCATTGGTACCCGCGCATCTGCCGGGCATGGCACAGAACCTGGTACGGCGGTTCAGTGACTGGTCGCGGGCGTTTCATCATGCAGGCCTGAGTGACACCGCGCTTGGCAACCTGCTGTACACGGTGGCGCAGGTCTGCTGGGCGCGGCTCAACGCCCGACCGGTACTCGAAGAGACCGCGGATTTCATCGAGGCCACGCGCGCCGGCATCGTGCCGCTGATCGGCCACGACCTGGCGGCGTTGAAGCGCCACCTTCGAGATCAGGCAGCGTACGCCGACGCGGCACTGTCGATTGCACGCACCGTGGACGCACTGATCGGCGCCGCCGGTGGCACCGCGCGCGACGCCGTGGTCACGCCGCCCGACGACAGGCGACTGCGCAGCCGTCTCAGGTTGCTGCTCGATTTCGAAGACAGCGACGCTGCGGATTCCGCGGCGGTCACCGATGGCCGGCGCAGCCCGTCGCAGTCGGGCGACGACGGTTATCGCGTGTTCACGTCCCGATACGATACCGAGGTCGACGCCGCGACCCTGGTACGCCCCGCCATGCTGGGGGAACTGCGCGCTCGACTGGACCAGCGGGTCCGCGCGCAGCGGATCAATGTGCTGCGTCTGGCACGGCAACTGGCGGCCGTGTTCGCAGAACCGGCGCGCGACGGCTGGACCTTCGGTGAGGAGGAGGGTCGGATCGACGGCCGGCGACTCGCCCAGCTCGTCAGCTCGCCTGCGGAACGACGCCTGTTCCGCGGTGAGCACTGGCAGCCCCGGCCACGCGCCCAGGTAAGCCTGCTGATCGACTGTTCCGGCTCGATGAAGGCACATATCGAGCCGGTTGCGGTGTTCGTGGATGTGTTCGGCCGGGCCTTGTCGCAGGCCGGTGTCGGGGTCGAGGTCCTCGGGTTCACGACCGGGGCCTGGAACGGTGGGCGTGCGCAGCGCGACTGGCTGGCCAGCGGGCGGCCGGCGCGGCCGGGACGGCTCAACGAGGCGCGCCACATCGTGTACAAGGATGCGGACAGCTGTTGGCGCACCGCGCGTCCTGCGCTGGCCGCGATGCTGAAGCCCGACCTGTTCCGCGAGGGCATGGACGGCGAGGCGGTCGACTGGGCCTGCGGCCGCATGGGTCGGCGAGCGGCGTCGCGACGCATCCTGATCGTCGTCTCGGACGGCTGCCCGATGGATGCGGCGACTGGCCTCGCCAACGACCCCCTGTATCTCGAACGGCATCTGCAGGCCGTTGTCGCGCGCCGCGAACGCGAGGCCGAGATCGAGATCATCGGTCTTGGAGTGGGCCTGGACCTCAGTCGCTACTACCGCCGCTGCCTGGCACTGGACCTGTCGAAGGGACTCACCAACAGCGCAGTGGCAGAGACGGTTGCGTTGTTGGCAGGGCGCCGAGACGCCAGGCGCTGA
- a CDS encoding sulfite exporter TauE/SafE family protein, whose protein sequence is MDTPSLLMFLGLVALGSYIQTVSGFAIAMIVTGGATALGLAPVAFSANVVSFLALANTAVAVHRQHAHVDIRILVYASLGVFTVVGIGLAILHHLSNQSIDLLEMLLGIVILGSGALLMIHPHPLPKVSPNYVHFIAGGFAGLLSGLFGAGGPPLVIHLYRQPLAFAVVRTTLLAILGIMPLTRIAIETYNGNISGLVLQLSLISIPITVIATIIARRFPPPVSDQTMRRFAFALLCVLGVSLIVGKL, encoded by the coding sequence TTGGATACGCCGTCGCTGCTGATGTTCCTGGGTCTCGTGGCGCTGGGCAGCTATATCCAGACGGTGTCCGGTTTTGCGATCGCGATGATCGTGACCGGCGGTGCGACCGCGCTGGGACTGGCCCCGGTGGCGTTCTCCGCCAACGTGGTGAGTTTCCTGGCACTGGCCAACACCGCGGTCGCAGTGCATCGCCAGCACGCGCACGTCGATATCAGGATCCTGGTGTACGCCTCACTCGGCGTGTTCACCGTGGTCGGCATCGGACTGGCGATACTCCACCACCTCAGCAACCAGTCGATCGACCTGCTGGAGATGCTTCTGGGTATCGTGATACTCGGCAGTGGTGCGCTGTTGATGATCCATCCGCATCCATTGCCAAAGGTCTCACCGAACTACGTGCATTTCATCGCCGGCGGCTTCGCCGGCCTGCTCAGCGGTCTGTTTGGTGCGGGCGGCCCGCCGCTGGTGATCCACCTCTACCGTCAGCCACTGGCGTTCGCCGTCGTGCGTACGACTTTGCTGGCAATCCTGGGCATCATGCCGCTGACCCGCATCGCGATCGAAACCTACAACGGCAACATCTCCGGACTGGTGCTTCAGCTGAGCCTGATCAGCATACCGATCACCGTGATTGCGACGATCATCGCGCGCCGCTTTCCACCACCGGTGTCCGATCAGACGATGCGCCGCTTCGCTTTCGCGCTGCTGTGCGTGCTCGGTGTGTCGCTGATCGTCGGAAAACTCTGA
- a CDS encoding AAA family ATPase: protein MTAISELRPDVRVPVREVFGIDTDLQVPAFSERDEHVPEVDPAYRFNADVTLAILAGFMRDRRVMVQGLHGTGKSTHIEQVAARLNWPCVRINLDGHISRLDLVGRDAIVLRDDKPVTEFQEGIVPWALQRPVALIFDEYDAGRPDVMFVIQRILERDGKFTLLDQNKVIRPNPFFRLFATSNTVGLGNLNGLYHGTQLLNHAQIDRWNIVATLNYLPRDEEIAIIQARVPGMTDRALLEAMVALAELTRNGFAAGDVSVLMSPRTLITWAENCEIFEDPVLAFRLSYLNKCDEAEHPIVAEYFQRCFDRELAPVQVRSLQAVNG from the coding sequence GTGACGGCGATCTCCGAACTCCGGCCCGATGTCCGGGTCCCGGTGCGCGAGGTGTTCGGCATCGATACCGATCTGCAGGTGCCGGCATTCAGCGAGCGCGACGAACACGTGCCGGAGGTCGACCCGGCGTACCGCTTCAACGCCGACGTGACCCTGGCGATCCTGGCCGGGTTCATGCGCGACCGGCGGGTGATGGTGCAGGGCCTGCACGGGACCGGGAAGTCGACCCACATCGAGCAGGTCGCCGCGCGTCTCAACTGGCCCTGTGTACGGATCAATCTCGACGGCCATATCTCGCGCCTCGATCTGGTCGGTCGCGATGCGATCGTGCTGCGCGACGACAAGCCGGTCACCGAGTTCCAGGAAGGCATCGTGCCCTGGGCCCTGCAGCGGCCGGTTGCGCTGATCTTCGACGAATACGACGCCGGTCGCCCGGACGTGATGTTCGTGATCCAGCGCATCCTAGAGCGTGACGGCAAGTTCACGCTGCTCGATCAGAACAAGGTCATTCGACCGAACCCGTTTTTCCGACTGTTCGCGACGTCGAACACCGTGGGTCTCGGGAATCTGAACGGTCTCTACCATGGCACCCAGCTGCTCAACCATGCGCAGATCGATCGCTGGAACATCGTCGCCACGCTGAACTATCTGCCGCGCGACGAAGAGATCGCGATCATCCAGGCGCGCGTGCCCGGCATGACCGACCGTGCGCTGCTCGAGGCCATGGTCGCGCTCGCGGAACTGACCCGCAACGGATTTGCCGCCGGTGACGTCTCGGTGCTCATGTCTCCGCGCACCCTGATCACCTGGGCCGAGAACTGCGAGATCTTCGAAGACCCCGTGCTGGCGTTTCGGCTGTCGTACCTGAACAAGTGCGACGAGGCCGAGCACCCGATCGTTGCAGAGTATTTTCAGCGTTGCTTCGATCGCGAGCTGGCCCCGGTGCAGGTCCGGAGTCTGCAGGCGGTCAACGGTTAG
- a CDS encoding IclR family transcriptional regulator, with amino-acid sequence MTTEKSGHPTILRGLIVLEKVVQALRPISATDLIAELGLPKPTVNRILQQLEEEGLLQREPMHRRYLPGPRARDMALNLISNRALGAPRHAILRALSEEVGETCNCTMLDGDHTVYFDRVEANWPFRIQLPVGSQLPLHCTASGKLFLAHMPAAQRRRLIGAAPLKRFTDRTITDPDLLMQELQRIEKDGVGIDNEEFMAGMAAVAVPVFNAANRICFTIAVHAPTVRKPLEALRQYVPSLRQAAAAMAASYCGTDDDPA; translated from the coding sequence ATGACAACAGAGAAGAGCGGCCACCCCACCATCCTGCGCGGCCTGATCGTGCTGGAAAAGGTCGTGCAGGCGCTGCGTCCGATATCGGCCACGGACCTGATCGCAGAGCTCGGGCTGCCGAAACCCACCGTCAACCGCATCCTTCAGCAGCTGGAGGAGGAAGGCCTGCTGCAGCGCGAACCCATGCACCGGCGCTACCTGCCCGGCCCGCGCGCCCGCGACATGGCGCTGAACCTGATCTCGAACAGGGCGCTCGGGGCTCCGCGCCATGCCATTCTCCGGGCGCTGTCCGAGGAGGTCGGCGAGACCTGCAACTGCACGATGCTCGACGGTGATCACACGGTCTATTTCGACCGTGTCGAAGCCAACTGGCCGTTCCGTATCCAGCTACCCGTCGGCTCGCAGCTGCCCCTGCATTGCACCGCCAGCGGCAAGCTGTTCCTCGCCCACATGCCGGCAGCGCAGCGCCGCCGCCTGATCGGCGCAGCGCCGCTGAAACGCTTTACCGACCGCACGATCACCGATCCCGACCTGTTGATGCAGGAGCTGCAGCGCATCGAGAAAGACGGTGTCGGAATCGACAACGAGGAATTCATGGCGGGCATGGCCGCAGTCGCCGTACCCGTGTTCAACGCCGCCAACCGGATCTGCTTCACGATCGCGGTACATGCGCCGACCGTGCGCAAACCGCTCGAGGCACTGCGTCAGTACGTGCCTTCCCTGCGCCAGGCAGCGGCGGCGATGGCGGCGAGCTACTGCGGCACGGACGACGACCCGGCCTGA